A window of Novosphingobium terrae contains these coding sequences:
- a CDS encoding PrnB family protein encodes MTQNAEAFDRWIRTDFVAMNTELEELYFAREDRSAVEGIGEGIKQRLCEEGRLLIVPLLAEGRTTDGFGSAFHLLGNVGLYLGALRRHELTNPDREDQSPHREASALALHVGAAAGMAPRFATAHLATHNLAVNGVRKSFTALPDEFLFIDENTRGILSFQCAADALRRLVAIGVSSPVADVLFEQAGVALEAVIRFNQRLFETLDVDRFFYSVRPYYKPYRVGRHVYRGANAGDFPGINEIDLLLGLCRASDPYYSQLLLEKMPFMMPGDQAQLRDCMATPSMLDAFLLAADSHADQPWFQTNARAFLKLCDTFGRTAQQHHDMLVDRFITRPAAQVNTRALNGITASGPPLEVLLRSLERLRDYRCAAPRDDVPTRHRDIERLRMLVGTS; translated from the coding sequence ATGACACAGAACGCGGAAGCCTTCGATCGCTGGATTCGCACGGATTTCGTCGCGATGAACACCGAACTGGAGGAGCTTTATTTCGCCCGCGAGGACCGCTCTGCGGTCGAGGGGATTGGCGAGGGCATCAAGCAGCGCCTGTGCGAGGAGGGGCGTCTGCTGATCGTGCCGCTGCTGGCAGAGGGGCGGACGACCGATGGTTTTGGCTCGGCTTTTCACCTGCTCGGCAATGTTGGTCTCTATCTGGGGGCGCTGCGCCGGCATGAATTGACCAATCCCGATCGCGAAGATCAATCGCCGCATAGGGAGGCCTCCGCACTGGCGCTTCATGTCGGCGCGGCGGCGGGCATGGCGCCACGCTTTGCGACCGCCCATCTGGCCACGCATAATCTGGCCGTGAACGGGGTGCGCAAAAGCTTCACCGCGCTGCCTGACGAATTCCTGTTCATCGACGAGAACACGCGCGGCATTCTGAGCTTCCAATGTGCGGCGGATGCGCTGCGGCGGCTGGTCGCCATCGGTGTGAGCAGCCCGGTGGCCGATGTGCTGTTCGAGCAGGCCGGCGTCGCGCTGGAGGCCGTCATCCGCTTCAACCAGCGCCTGTTCGAGACGCTGGATGTCGATCGGTTCTTCTACAGCGTGCGGCCCTATTACAAGCCTTACAGGGTCGGTCGGCATGTCTATCGCGGCGCCAATGCCGGGGATTTTCCCGGCATCAACGAGATCGACCTGCTGCTCGGCCTCTGCCGCGCCAGCGATCCCTATTATTCGCAGCTGCTGCTTGAGAAAATGCCCTTCATGATGCCGGGCGATCAGGCACAATTGCGGGACTGCATGGCGACGCCCAGCATGCTTGACGCGTTTTTGCTGGCAGCCGACAGCCATGCGGATCAGCCCTGGTTCCAGACCAACGCCCGGGCGTTTCTGAAGCTCTGCGATACATTCGGGCGGACGGCGCAGCAGCATCACGACATGCTGGTTGACCGTTTCATCACCCGTCCGGCTGCGCAGGTGAACACACGCGCTTTGAACGGGATCACTGCGAGCGGGCCGCCGCTCGAAGTGCTGTTGCGCAGTCTGGAGCGGTTGCGGGACTATCGCTGCGCCGCACCGCGGGACGATGTCCCCACGCGTCACCGGGATATCGAGCGCCTTCGCATGCTTGTGGGCACCAGCTGA
- a CDS encoding aminotransferase class V-fold PLP-dependent enzyme, with product MTDPETRGKHAAPSARSLFHLPEGGPYLIAHSVGCLPLAARDSAEQAFFAPWETAGGDAWPQWLGAVDAFRSALVDLFGGEARQWCPQPGVSAAISRIISGLECRPGRNVVLISEHAFPSVAYAVEGLSRLGFRMELVTGDPSDLSNWRRLGDPDIAVVVMMHVHSNTGILSPVAELTAMAKARGVFSIVDIAQSAGVLPISVDAWDADAVVGTSVKWLSGGPGACFAWISPEVIERIMPVERGWFSHANPFEMDIHHFAFAPDARRLWGGTPSVAPLVIATAGLRTVAGIGVAAIRAHNLDLSGRLLGRMDLGFADPGILAQRGGTLCLILDEHHEAALKADGVRFDRRGPRLRLSFGIWNDEADVDRVADCLRSAKRG from the coding sequence ATGACCGATCCAGAAACCCGCGGCAAACATGCTGCACCATCCGCGCGAAGCCTGTTTCACCTGCCGGAGGGCGGGCCCTACCTCATCGCCCATAGTGTCGGATGCCTGCCCCTCGCCGCCCGGGATAGCGCCGAGCAAGCGTTCTTCGCCCCTTGGGAGACCGCTGGCGGCGATGCATGGCCGCAATGGCTCGGGGCGGTCGACGCGTTCCGATCCGCTCTGGTCGATCTGTTCGGCGGCGAGGCCCGTCAATGGTGCCCTCAACCCGGCGTCTCCGCCGCCATATCGCGGATCATCAGCGGCCTTGAATGCCGCCCGGGGCGCAATGTCGTCCTGATCTCCGAACACGCGTTTCCCTCCGTGGCCTATGCCGTGGAGGGGCTTTCCCGCCTCGGTTTCCGCATGGAGCTGGTGACAGGCGATCCTTCAGACCTGTCCAATTGGCGGCGCCTTGGCGATCCCGACATTGCCGTGGTGGTGATGATGCATGTTCACTCGAACACGGGTATCCTCAGCCCGGTTGCCGAACTGACGGCGATGGCGAAGGCCAGGGGTGTTTTCTCGATTGTCGATATCGCCCAGTCGGCGGGTGTCTTGCCGATCAGCGTCGATGCATGGGATGCCGATGCGGTTGTCGGCACCTCGGTGAAATGGCTGAGCGGCGGGCCGGGCGCGTGCTTCGCGTGGATCTCGCCCGAGGTGATCGAGCGCATCATGCCGGTCGAGCGCGGGTGGTTTTCGCACGCGAACCCATTCGAGATGGATATCCATCACTTCGCCTTCGCGCCCGATGCACGGCGGCTCTGGGGAGGAACGCCCTCTGTGGCGCCTCTTGTGATCGCGACAGCTGGCTTGCGGACTGTGGCGGGGATCGGCGTTGCTGCCATTCGCGCGCATAATCTTGATCTTTCCGGCAGGTTGCTGGGCCGGATGGACCTTGGCTTCGCCGATCCCGGCATTCTGGCCCAGCGCGGCGGCACATTGTGCCTTATCCTCGACGAGCATCACGAGGCTGCGCTGAAAGCGGACGGCGTCCGTTTCGATCGACGGGGGCCGCGCCTGCGCCTCTCCTTCGGCATCTGGAATGACGAAGCGGATGTCGATCGCGTGGCCGATTGCCTGCGCTCGGCGAAGCGCGGTTGA
- a CDS encoding Lrp/AsnC family transcriptional regulator, which translates to MDRFDRAILAELEQDSRQSFGAVAEKVGLSKTPCWNRVQALEQQGIITGYPAAIDPYAIGLKLSAFVEVSVEFAQHPAFEAAIMDHPAVLNCYTTAGDGDYLLHVVTSDVEALDGLLRGNLSRLPGVQRFATTICMKTIKRGAPLMAAARLGEP; encoded by the coding sequence GTGGACAGGTTCGATCGCGCCATTCTGGCCGAACTGGAACAGGATTCCCGTCAGAGTTTCGGGGCCGTGGCCGAAAAGGTCGGCCTATCGAAAACGCCGTGCTGGAACCGGGTGCAGGCGCTTGAACAGCAGGGCATCATCACAGGCTACCCTGCCGCCATCGATCCCTATGCCATTGGCCTCAAACTCAGTGCCTTTGTTGAGGTCTCCGTCGAGTTTGCGCAGCATCCGGCTTTCGAAGCGGCCATCATGGACCATCCCGCCGTCCTCAATTGCTACACGACGGCAGGCGACGGCGATTATCTGCTGCATGTCGTCACCAGCGACGTGGAAGCGCTGGACGGATTGCTGCGCGGAAACCTCAGCCGCCTGCCCGGTGTGCAGCGCTTTGCCACGACCATCTGCATGAAGACGATCAAACGCGGTGCGCCCTTGATGGCAGCGGCAAGATTGGGGGAGCCGTAA
- a CDS encoding S9 family peptidase, which yields MRLPACVLLAATMLASPALSQTASEHIHTYDALALAPKGDRLAAVEPAGKDHSAIVLRAAADGHVLTTLDPCGTCTYAGLGFSMDGALAFVARDRAKGISSLMLAQDGQLRTLATIAGLAATPRFSPDGKRVALLVTIGASKETGATQAGARQVGEIGDKSDEQRLALFDRNATLSSADVKPLTPADRYIYEYDWAPDGRSLVVTSAVGNGDNNWWVATLDAVDAATGAQRTIAKPTTQINMPRVSPDGKTVAFIGGVMSDFGSIGGDVWTVALAGGTPVNRTAGDKATVNSLDWTMGGLRGTRLAGDSAQLVSWGASGPARVLWNAPVSLGAGDGRAVWSADGTRVASVQQDFTHGPAILAGTATAPRLLTHDNDSLPAVTRARSVTWTNDGFTVQGWVLAPLTAENAAKAPMVTIVHGGPAAANEPRYVQKGTVADLLAKGYYIFYPNPRGSYGQGEAFTAANRRDFGGGDLRDILTGIDAVEKIAPVDDSRLGLTGGSYGGFMSMWANTQTNRFKAIVAAAGLSNWISYYGTNGIDQWMLPFFGKTMYDDPAAYRAASAIDFIKQAKTPTFIYVGERDIEVPPTQSVEYWHALHDLGVPTSLVIYPDEGHRLRQPAHVKDAAARTVAWFDTYLGVGKP from the coding sequence ATGCGCCTTCCCGCCTGCGTGCTTCTGGCCGCCACCATGCTGGCCTCTCCTGCCTTGTCTCAAACGGCCTCGGAACACATTCACACTTACGATGCGCTGGCTCTCGCGCCGAAAGGCGATCGGCTGGCCGCTGTGGAACCGGCCGGTAAGGATCACTCCGCCATCGTCCTGCGTGCTGCGGCTGATGGCCATGTGCTGACCACGCTCGACCCATGCGGCACCTGCACCTATGCAGGCCTCGGCTTCTCGATGGATGGCGCGCTGGCCTTTGTTGCGCGTGACCGGGCGAAGGGCATCTCCAGCCTGATGCTGGCGCAGGATGGCCAACTCCGCACATTGGCCACCATTGCCGGGCTGGCCGCTACGCCCCGCTTCTCGCCCGATGGCAAGCGCGTGGCTCTGCTGGTGACCATCGGCGCATCGAAGGAAACCGGCGCGACGCAGGCCGGAGCCCGGCAAGTGGGCGAGATCGGGGACAAGAGCGACGAACAGCGCCTGGCCCTTTTCGACCGCAATGCCACGCTTTCCAGCGCCGATGTCAAGCCGCTGACCCCCGCCGACCGCTACATCTATGAGTATGACTGGGCGCCGGACGGGCGCAGCCTTGTTGTTACCAGCGCGGTGGGCAATGGTGACAACAACTGGTGGGTGGCCACGCTGGACGCGGTGGATGCCGCAACCGGCGCGCAGCGCACCATCGCCAAGCCCACCACCCAGATCAACATGCCCCGGGTCTCGCCGGATGGCAAAACCGTGGCCTTCATCGGCGGCGTGATGAGCGATTTCGGCTCGATCGGCGGCGATGTCTGGACCGTGGCGCTGGCCGGCGGCACGCCTGTCAACCGCACGGCGGGCGATAAGGCCACCGTCAATTCGCTCGACTGGACCATGGGCGGTTTGCGCGGCACCCGCCTTGCCGGTGACAGCGCTCAGCTGGTGTCCTGGGGCGCGAGTGGTCCCGCGCGGGTCTTGTGGAATGCTCCTGTCAGCCTTGGCGCGGGCGATGGCCGTGCGGTCTGGTCGGCCGATGGCACACGTGTGGCCAGCGTGCAGCAGGATTTCACCCATGGCCCCGCCATCCTGGCGGGCACCGCCACGGCGCCGCGCCTTCTCACCCATGACAATGACAGTCTTCCCGCTGTCACCCGCGCGCGCAGCGTGACATGGACCAACGATGGTTTCACCGTGCAGGGCTGGGTCCTGGCGCCGCTCACCGCCGAAAACGCGGCCAAGGCGCCGATGGTGACGATCGTTCACGGCGGCCCGGCGGCGGCCAATGAACCGCGCTATGTGCAAAAGGGCACCGTGGCCGATCTGTTGGCCAAGGGTTATTACATCTTTTACCCCAACCCTCGCGGCTCCTATGGGCAGGGCGAGGCCTTCACCGCCGCCAACAGGCGCGATTTCGGCGGCGGCGACCTGCGCGACATCCTGACCGGCATCGACGCGGTGGAGAAGATTGCGCCCGTTGACGACAGTCGCCTTGGCCTGACCGGCGGCAGCTATGGCGGCTTCATGTCGATGTGGGCCAACACGCAGACCAACCGTTTCAAGGCCATCGTCGCTGCCGCAGGTCTGTCGAACTGGATCAGCTATTACGGCACCAATGGCATCGACCAGTGGATGCTGCCCTTCTTCGGCAAGACCATGTATGATGATCCTGCAGCCTATCGCGCCGCTTCGGCCATAGACTTCATCAAGCAGGCGAAGACCCCCACCTTCATCTATGTGGGCGAACGCGACATTGAGGTGCCGCCCACGCAATCGGTGGAATATTGGCACGCGCTTCACGATCTGGGCGTGCCGACCAGCCTGGTCATCTACCCGGACGAAGGTCATCGGCTGCGTCAGCCTGCCCATGTCAAGGATGCCGCCGCCCGCACCGTCGCCTGGTTCGACACTTATCTTGGAGTCGGCAAACCCTGA
- a CDS encoding DinB/UmuC family translesion DNA polymerase: protein MPAQQRSLRAHRHRQAKFKEFRIITLSRSDTGSITNKALLLQTSLDLVRSIFPPEMGIRLVGVTVSNFGMPAFDGEPPLPLFLWNSVTWQPQRRSLLEQAVR from the coding sequence GTGCCTGCACAACAAAGGAGCCTTCGGGCGCACCGCCACCGTCAAGCCAAGTTCAAGGAGTTTCGGATCATCACACTCAGCCGCAGCGACACTGGCAGCATCACCAACAAAGCTTTGCTGCTCCAGACCAGCCTCGATCTGGTTCGCTCGATCTTCCCTCCTGAAATGGGTATCCGGCTGGTTGGCGTCACCGTGTCGAATTTCGGGATGCCAGCCTTTGATGGCGAACCGCCACTCCCCCTTTTCCTGTGGAACAGCGTAACCTGGCAACCGCAACGCAGGTCCCTGCTTGAGCAAGCGGTCCGGTAG
- a CDS encoding helix-turn-helix domain-containing protein, translating to MIISQLVDVQPRLTVRECEILGFVALGLSAKEIARHVSLAPRTVERYIENMRLKLRAKNSAHMVACGLFYGAISVNPVAPAV from the coding sequence GTGATAATATCCCAGTTGGTGGATGTGCAGCCGCGCTTGACGGTACGGGAATGTGAAATCCTTGGATTTGTCGCCTTGGGACTGTCTGCCAAGGAAATTGCGAGGCATGTCAGCCTGGCGCCCCGCACCGTAGAGCGATATATTGAAAACATGCGTTTGAAGCTGCGCGCGAAGAACAGCGCTCATATGGTCGCCTGTGGGCTCTTCTACGGAGCCATCAGCGTCAACCCGGTGGCCCCCGCCGTTTGA
- a CDS encoding SRPBCC family protein has product MNAIIWPEDYTPGFTDNFCSNEVIVAGLTAAQIWPYLVTPTAWPSYYANSADPAFLDGTGPQLQDGSRFFFKTFGFPVDARCNEYVAPAEGHPGRVAWHGWAGDEGATDRLDVHHAWLVENLEGGRVRILTQETQKGEPAKELAKASPNPMINGHQDWLNGLIRAARENLPL; this is encoded by the coding sequence ATGAATGCGATCATCTGGCCAGAAGATTATACCCCTGGCTTTACAGATAATTTTTGCTCGAACGAAGTGATCGTGGCAGGGCTGACGGCAGCGCAGATCTGGCCCTATCTGGTCACTCCTACCGCTTGGCCCAGCTATTACGCCAACAGCGCCGATCCCGCCTTTCTCGATGGCACAGGTCCGCAATTGCAGGATGGCTCGCGCTTCTTCTTCAAGACTTTTGGCTTCCCCGTCGATGCGCGCTGCAACGAATATGTCGCCCCCGCTGAGGGCCATCCGGGCCGCGTCGCCTGGCATGGCTGGGCCGGAGACGAGGGCGCGACAGACCGTCTGGACGTACATCACGCCTGGCTGGTCGAGAACCTGGAGGGTGGCCGCGTCCGCATCCTCACGCAGGAAACCCAGAAGGGCGAGCCCGCGAAGGAACTGGCCAAGGCGAGCCCCAACCCGATGATCAACGGCCATCAGGACTGGCTGAACGGACTGATCCGCGCCGCTCGCGAAAACCTGCCGCTTTAG
- a CDS encoding GntR family transcriptional regulator: protein MVETLEKIETRPQTLRLIALDRVRDAVMEGRIAPGERLVERTLAESLGVSRSVIREVIRNLESEGLVENAPSGPRLATISPAQAQQIYEIRSQLESSAAAACAEASTPEVVSQLEAALEAIRQAHEDRNPIGALRASTRFYEIIFMTGQHDIAWDIVQRLNGRISQMRAMTLSVVGRQAAGLKRLSKIVAAIADRNPTAASSACRQHVQEAATIAIKMLEGSA from the coding sequence ATGGTTGAGACTCTAGAGAAAATTGAGACCCGCCCGCAGACGCTGCGGCTGATCGCGCTGGACCGTGTGCGCGATGCGGTGATGGAGGGGCGAATCGCTCCGGGCGAACGTTTGGTGGAGCGCACGCTGGCGGAAAGTCTGGGCGTCAGCCGCTCGGTGATCCGCGAGGTGATCCGCAATCTGGAATCCGAAGGGCTGGTGGAAAACGCGCCCTCGGGGCCCCGTCTGGCGACGATTTCGCCCGCGCAGGCGCAGCAGATCTATGAAATCCGCAGCCAGCTGGAATCCTCGGCGGCGGCGGCCTGTGCCGAAGCCTCCACGCCCGAGGTGGTCAGCCAGTTGGAAGCCGCTTTGGAGGCGATCCGTCAGGCGCATGAGGATCGCAATCCGATTGGCGCGCTGCGCGCCTCGACGCGGTTTTACGAGATCATCTTCATGACCGGCCAGCATGATATCGCCTGGGATATCGTGCAGCGCCTGAACGGGCGGATCAGCCAGATGCGGGCGATGACGCTCTCTGTTGTGGGCCGTCAGGCGGCGGGGCTCAAGCGCCTGTCGAAGATCGTGGCCGCCATTGCCGATCGCAATCCCACCGCCGCCAGCAGCGCCTGCCGCCAGCATGTGCAGGAAGCCGCAACCATCGCGATCAAGATGCTCGAAGGTTCAGCATAA
- a CDS encoding amino acid synthesis family protein, translated as MTLKIRKLVSYIEDVRIEGGKEATKPVTTVLLAAVVKNPWAGRGFVEDLQPEIKAIASDLGALMVERLCALIGGADKIEAYGKAAVVGGAGEIEHASALIHTLRFGNHYREAVQAKSYLSFTNKRGGQNTSIQVPMMHKDDEGARSHYITGEFAISDAPLDDEIVIVLGAADGGRVHPRIGNRYLDLEAIAAEKAAQG; from the coding sequence ATGACGCTCAAGATTCGCAAGCTGGTCAGCTACATCGAGGACGTTCGCATCGAGGGCGGCAAGGAAGCCACCAAGCCCGTCACCACCGTTCTGCTGGCCGCCGTGGTCAAGAATCCCTGGGCCGGTCGCGGTTTCGTCGAGGACCTGCAGCCCGAGATCAAGGCGATTGCCTCTGATCTGGGCGCGCTGATGGTGGAGCGCCTCTGCGCCCTGATCGGCGGCGCCGACAAGATCGAGGCCTATGGCAAGGCCGCCGTTGTGGGCGGCGCGGGCGAGATCGAGCATGCCTCGGCGCTGATCCACACGCTGCGCTTCGGCAACCACTATCGCGAGGCGGTGCAGGCCAAGTCCTACCTCAGCTTCACCAACAAGCGTGGTGGTCAGAACACCTCGATCCAGGTGCCGATGATGCACAAGGACGATGAGGGCGCTCGCTCGCACTACATCACCGGCGAATTCGCGATTTCCGACGCGCCGCTGGACGATGAAATCGTGATCGTGCTGGGCGCCGCCGATGGTGGCCGCGTGCATCCGCGCATCGGCAACCGCTATCTCGATCTGGAAGCCATCGCGGCGGAAAAGGCGGCGCAGGGCTGA
- a CDS encoding alpha/beta fold hydrolase: MVAASLPPLPARAAFDDTGGDLPVVVLIHGVGLSRAMWSAQIAALRPHYRVIAVDMLGHGASPTPPADATLDDYAAHVAGLLDLAGVEKAVLIGFSMGALVARAFAFLYPDRLNALVLMNGVFEREPDVRANILARVAEVQAHGPGANMDAAIERWFSPSFRERNEPYLADLRQAFAANDPQGYETSYRLFATQDALGADRVAGIAVPVLVTTGEFDVGSTPAMSWALAQRIPGARLTIVPGARHMMPVEMPVETNAVLTDFLHSLQQEARAYGESE, translated from the coding sequence ATCGTGGCAGCGTCTCTGCCCCCCCTGCCCGCGCGGGCCGCTTTCGACGACACCGGTGGTGATCTGCCGGTGGTCGTGCTGATCCATGGTGTGGGCCTGTCCCGCGCCATGTGGTCGGCGCAAATTGCCGCGCTGCGCCCGCATTATCGCGTGATCGCGGTGGATATGCTGGGCCATGGCGCCAGCCCCACCCCGCCCGCCGATGCCACGCTTGACGATTATGCCGCCCATGTGGCGGGCTTGCTCGATCTGGCGGGCGTGGAGAAGGCGGTGTTGATCGGCTTCTCGATGGGCGCGCTGGTCGCCCGCGCCTTCGCCTTCCTTTACCCGGATCGCCTGAACGCTCTGGTGCTGATGAACGGCGTCTTCGAGCGTGAACCCGATGTCCGCGCCAACATTCTGGCCCGTGTGGCCGAGGTGCAGGCCCATGGCCCCGGCGCCAATATGGACGCCGCCATCGAGCGCTGGTTCAGCCCTTCCTTCCGCGAAAGGAACGAGCCCTATCTCGCCGATCTGCGACAGGCTTTTGCCGCCAACGATCCGCAGGGCTATGAAACCTCCTATCGCCTTTTTGCCACGCAGGATGCCCTCGGCGCAGACCGCGTCGCCGGCATCGCCGTGCCCGTTCTGGTGACCACGGGCGAGTTCGATGTGGGCTCCACCCCGGCGATGTCATGGGCGCTGGCCCAGCGCATTCCGGGCGCGCGGCTGACCATCGTGCCGGGCGCCCGCCATATGATGCCGGTCGAAATGCCTGTAGAAACCAACGCCGTGCTAACCGATTTCCTGCACAGCCTCCAACAAGAGGCGCGCGCTTACGGAGAGTCCGAATGA